The following proteins are encoded in a genomic region of Drosophila miranda strain MSH22 chromosome 4, D.miranda_PacBio2.1, whole genome shotgun sequence:
- the LOC108162656 gene encoding uncharacterized protein LOC108162656 isoform X1, whose translation MDLPSMVQRSGDTLIVRSVVSGNQLYAEQGGHNPSGSQNSATAGSSSLLERHVERYRLQHLLQQQQQAAAAAAAVVNSVQQQQQQQQQQQQQQLQQQQQQAVISMDAKEEGLPQCKIKRNYSCNHCAYFTQNPRYHLTHLRDVHGEKIVINKCKLCLYASRHFQKLVRHMKMVHGCTDGIPSGHGQARGKRGMSREARKRRLEESVGVMGGSHVVGQGLTVTVPDVPTLEEVKRELQLQEEKLQRDIEAFNQRQREEQQREQQMELANSYERQMQMQVLREFERQSPPEPPTPSPSGSATPPSNCEEPQNRLLKCSACEFTTLYRTQLRAHELEEHGKTKFFRCDKCSYVTHIKARFSKHVKYHSMPMIKCVTCDFRTPYKWNLDRHMKNHGGAGAFKCAACDFTADIKQSLTVHEMNHHVPPVGNAGSIWPRRQNKVGASEMCDDFLSDSADLEDQYNNNNVDDDLDAGMEDPDEVLSGEELHHYGKRGKYDDEEEPTDLSQKGGCSSDTSSVGTTTPNRSQRPVPNLIPITKSPKDVLNLSKDTNASRSALTEIASMFFNEKQISEMLDKSDVPQLSPATTVTSQASSRSQLTKKSGSSFLDKLKTGAQHENLICQCGHVAKCLSESIIHGKSCHASAVIIADDDDAALHEDDADDRLEIDEDDEDHHSHSALNLSVTGSTRCQHCRHRCKSSNDLLHHLTQCVEAIRCANEMYDSNSGESGEQRRSESHHSLQQQAAVQQQRVCIWNKAAKEIAAATAAVHQENSNKNLVKSPANSQGTNNEENSYYGVETAPGYGEVTKKMTPEEEAANSSLKKVYKCPHCSFWASTASRFHVHIVGHLNKKPFECSLCSYRSNWRWDITKHIRLKTIRDPSHKTAKVLMNDETGRRNYTKYNKYITLMKVTEEDGDPKLMKSGEMTPNQVASLAFLKDYAKVGSGSGQDITLEPVMSSKPNALDDAHLAGNLIRIPLLATIMNAAMSQQQHQQHQQQHHQKEQQHITPSVTISPVKRTNQGPPSKPSDDLITEVHQEGNEKRTVYRCRKCNFGHHNRDAVLAHVKVHYQDASYPKSAAGATSSTSPLQVSVSPNQQYYMNKVFAAMCLGQSSPTSNATNTGAGGSSSSQQHSLISAGLLQRAIQEAQHSPTPNASALSGLALALASGKSAANTTKASAASILEHGEQKASQNEASADSLTSPTTTTTNNNNNNNYITTKEQTAGMAGGGGGRSLQDLLTSPRTRNASGHHGAGTATGGLQTSNHQSNANSNSNSSSVVVMGATGTGTGHRLDAASSCNNNNNIYVASSTTPTATGTATANNHKNASPTLPVTTTPTPISTSTTPSSTFPTGAKSHLAHHLGSGNTHPPHNQQHPHHHIAGDGYRLHMAPHLLTNPKSFPTSVSASVSASSSSSSSSSSSSLSSAASSSSSSSLSSASQAASPHASPPSSSSSSPYLASSMPQAQAAASAALQPHSQSQSRFQSHSPGSPSLLTMADGDRRDPSPYRCGHCHQVSNWKHVIQRHCRLKHSGDIRIETLERGGSAPASYRPLGAGASNESQSHINSTTNSTTTSSLNILNSKLGNGHGNGNVNSNSSSAQQLLMSSKQLEQLLHSPLSAGAAAVVNAANTQQDLQAVAAYWAAACKAAVANGEELLQLQQNDQIEITRLPSAGAGSANQEQQHQSSQSNTKSKQQKCPVCPYISESKSQMNYHVSLHKPTQYECRLCTFVCAKKHHLSSHMRSVHQQQLGVGATATGTGTGAAGSAGGASSLGLDFSVALQLAAAAKQVQQLPASTPLSIDLSQLQLDAASDAELNPQQLPPEYQYKLISYCPRCPARFAQKHNDERNGKQELEQHLTAHANASDSETEDLYVCTYCGYRTGEETLLQLHRAVHMSHYQEKCQQLYKNCKEDVEFPAPKLMQITGPETIWVVDNELSVQLLQQQAAGGVSSSTSAGGSYNGQNSLLKKQLESGSGLERPNERESTPHPKPQETEAEGEEDEERRSSSTPSTSASVATSDLAADGSSDAGSMDMPQSASAPERCLHCPFETQKHEELQQHLPHHAIVQAAPEGAHLCAHCDYHTETEEEIEEHTAVHFNASEKLKSVEFYTCYDNLEISMEQDPEADQEQSSTKQHTENNNNQDNVVNANMQQQQQEHNDPEHQDGELDEPPPAKKPSTKIILYKSDGALSVKPSPEEPAPESQRSENISDRLRRRILRGSAPEESHQQQQPQQRPTTPDKMILVNPKTGKVISRK comes from the exons ATGGACCTGCCTTCGATGGTGCAGCGCTCCGGTGACACTCTGATTGTGCGCAGCGTCGTCAGCGGCAATCAGCTGTACGCCGAGCAGGGCGGCCACAATCCAAGCGGAAGCCAAAACAGTGCCACAGCAGGCTCCTCCTCTCTGCTGGAGCGGCACGTGGAGAGATATCGCCTGCAACACTTactccagcagcaacagcaggcggCAGCTGCCGCAGCGGCGGTCGTGAACAGcgtgcaacagcagcagcagcagcagcagcaacagcaacagcagcagcttcaacagcagcagcaacaggcaGTCATATCCATGGATGCCAAGGAGGAGGGCCTGCCACAGTGCAAGATCAAGCGGAATTACAGCTGCAACCACTGCGCCTACTTCACGCAGAACCCGCGCTACCATCTCACGCATCTGAGGGACGTGCACGGCGAGAAGATCGTGATCAACAAGTGCAAGCTGTGCCTGTACGCCTCGCGACACTTCCAGAAGCTGGTGCGGCACATGAAGATGGTGCACGGCTGCACCGACGGCATACCCAGTGGCCACGGCCAGGCGCGGGGCAAGCGCGGCATGAGCCGGGAGGCGCGCAAGCGTCGCCTGGAGGAGAGCGTGGGCGTGATGGGGGGCAGCCATGTGGTGGGACAGGGCCTGACGGTGACCGTGCCGGATGTGCCCACCTTGGAGGAGGTGAAGCGagagctgcagctgcaggagGAAAAGCTGCAGCGCGACATCGAGGCCTTTAACCAGCGGCAGCGCGAAGAGCAGCAGCGCGAGCAGCAGATGGAGCTGGCCAACAGCTACGAGCgccagatgcagatgcaggtGCTCCGAGAGTTTGAGCGCCAGTCGCCGCCAGAGCCACCGACCCCCTCGCCGAGCGGATCGGCCACCCCGCCCTCCAACTGCGAGGAGCCACAGAATCGCCTGCTCAAGTGCAGCGCCTGCGAGTTCACGACCCTGTACCGCACCCAGCTGCGGGCCCACGAGCTGGAAGAGCACGGGAAGACCAAGTTCTTCCGCTGCGACAAGTGCAGCTATGTGACGCACATCAAGGCGCGCTTCAGCAAGCACGTCAAGTACCACTCGATGCCGATGATCAAGTGCGTGACCTGCGACTTCCGCACCCCCTACAAGTGGAACCTCGATCGCCACATGAAGAACCATGGCGGAGCGGGCGCCTTCAAGTGCGCCGCCTGCGACTTCACCGCGGACATCAAGCAGTCGCTGACGGTGCACGAGATGAACCACCATGTGCCCCCCGTGGGCAATGCCGGTTCCATTTGGCCCAGGCGCCAGAACAAGGTTGGCGCCAGCGAGATGTGCGATGATTTCCTCAGCGACTCGGCGGATCTCGAGGATCAGtataacaacaacaatgtGGATGATGATCTGGATGCTGGCATGGAGGATCCCGACGAGGTGCTGAGCGGCGAGGAGCTGCATCATTATGGCAAGCGCGGCAAGtacgacgacgaggaggagcCCACGGACCTGTCGCAGAAGGGCGGCTGCTCGTCGGACACCTCCAGTGTGGGCACCACGACGCCCAATAGGTCCCAGAGACCCGTGCCAAATCTCATACCCATCACCAAGAGTCCCAAGGA CGTCTTGAATCTTTCCAAGGACACGAATGCATCGCGCAGTGCCCTCACGGAGATCGCCTCCATGTTCTTCAACGAGAAGCAAATCTCGGAGATGCTGGACAAATCCGATGTGCCCCAATTGTCGCCAGCGACGACCGTCACCTCGCAGGCCTCGTCCCGCAGTCAGCTGACCAAAAAGTCCGGCTCCAGCTTCCTGGACAAACTGAAGACCGGCGCCCAGCACGAGAATCTCATCTGCCAGTGCGGCCACGTGGCCAAGTGCCTGTCCGAGTCGATCATCCACGGCAAGAGCTGCCATGCCTCGGCCGTGATCATTGCAGACGACGACGATGCGGCCCTGCACGAGGACGATGCCGATGATCGCCTGGAGATCGACGAGGACGATGAGGATCATCACTCGCACTCGGCCTTGAATCTGAGCGTGACGGGATCGACACGTTGCCAACACTGCCGGCACCGCTGCAAGTCCTCCAACGATCTGCTGCACCACCTGACGCAGTGCGTCGAGGCCATCCGCTGCGCCAACGAGATGTACGACTCCAACTCCGGCGAGAGCGGCGAGCAGCGTCGCTCCGAGTCGCACCACTCCCTCCAGCAGCAGGCGGCCGTCCAGCAGCAGCGCGTCTGCATTTGGAACAAGGCGGCCAAGGAAATAGCAGCCGCCACAGCGGCTGTCCATCAGGAGAACAGCAACAAGAATCTGGTCAAGTCACCGGCCAACAGTCAGGGGACCAACAACGAGGAGAACAGCTATTACGGCGTGGAGACGGCGCCCGGCTACGGCGAG GTAACCAAAAAGATGACGCCCGAAGAAGAGGCCGCCAACTCGTCCCTGAAGAAGGTTTACAAGTGTCCGCACTGCAGCTTCTGGGCCTCGACAGCCTCCCGCTTCCACGTGCACATTGTGGGGCACCTCAACAAGAAGCCCTTTGAGTGCTCCCTCTGCTCGTACCGCTCCAACTGGCGCTGGGACATCACCAAGCACATCCGCCTGAAGACCATCCGGGATCCCTCGCACAAGACCGCCAAAGTGCTGATGAACGACGAGACCGGACGGCGGAACTACACCAAGTACAACAAGTACATTACCCTGATGAAGGTCACCGAGGAGGATGGCGATCCCAAGCTGATGAAATCCGGCGAGATGACACCCAACCAGGTGGCCTCGCTGGCCTTCCTCAAGGACTACGCGAAGGTGGGCAGTGGCTCCGGCCAGGACATAACCCTGGAGCCGGTGATGTCTAGCAAACCGAATGCCCTGGACGATGCCCATCTGGCGGGCAACCTCATACGCATACCCCTGCTGGCGACCATTATGAACGCGGCCAtgtcccagcagcagcaccagcaacaccagcagcagcaccaccagaaggagcagcagcacatCACGCCCTCGGTGACCATTTCGCCGGTGAAGCGGACGAACCAGGGGCCGCCCAGCAAGCCCAGCGATGATCTCATCACTGAGGTGCACCAGGAGGGCAACGAGAAGCGCACCGTCTACAGGTGCCGCAAGTGCAACTTTGG CCATCACAATCGCGACGCAGTGCTGGCCCACGTGAAGGTCCATTACCAGGATGCTAGCTACCCGAAGTCCGCCGCCGGCGCCACATCCAGCACATCGCCGCTCCAGGTGTCCGTCAGCCCGAATCAGCAGTACTACATGAACAAAGTATTCGCTGCCATGTGTCTGGGACAGTCCTCGCCGACGTCCAATGCGACGAACACCGGCGCTGGGGGCAGCtccagcagccaacaacattCCCTCATATCCGCAGGACTGCTGCAGCGGGCCATCCAGGAGGCCCAGCACTCACCGACACCGAACGCCAGCGCTCTGAGTGGCCTAGCCTTGGCCCTGGCTAGCGGAAAGTCAGCTGCCAATACGACGAAagccagtgccgcttccattTTAGAGCACGGTGAGCAGAAAGCGAGTCAAAACGAGGCAAGTGCCGACAGTCTGACGTCGCctaccaccaccaccaccaacaacaacaacaacaataactaCATCACCACAAAAGAGCAAACAGCCGGCATGGCGggtggcggtggtggcagATCATTGCAGGATCTGCTCACGTCACCGCGAACCAGAAATGCTAGTGGTCACCATGGTGCTGGAACAGCCACTGGAGGGCTGCAAACATCTAATCATCAATCTAATGCTAACAGTAACAGTAACTCCTCCTCGGTTGTGGTAATGGGTGCTACCGGTACCGGTACGGGCCACAGGCTGGACGCCGCCTCCtcctgcaacaacaacaacaacatctaCGTCGCATCATCCACCACACCCACAGCCACtggcacagccacagccaacaACCACAAGAATGCATCGCCTACTCTGCCAGTAACTACCACTCCTACTCCTATTTCTACTTCAACAACTCCCTCTTCTACTTTTCCCACTGGTGCAAAGTCTCATCTGGCTCATCATCTGGGTTCGGGTAACACTCATCCTCCACATAACCAACAACATCCACACCACCACATCGCCGGTGATGGTTACCGTCTCCACATGGCCCCCCATCTGCTCACAAATCCCAAGTCCTTCCCAACATCCGTCTCCGCCTCCGTTTCCGCCtcttcgtcgtcgtcgtcgtcgtcgtcatcgtcctCGTTGTCGTCGGCggcatcgtcgtcgtcgtcgtcgtccctATCATCAGCATCACAGGCTGCATCGCCACACGCGTCGCcgccatcgtcgtcgtcgtcatcgccGTATCTGGCATCGTCGATGCCACAGGCACAGGCGGCGGCCAGTGCCGCCCTGCAACCGCACTCACAGTCGCAGTCGCGCTTCCAAAGCCATAGTCCAGGTAGTCCCAGTCTCCTGACGATGGCCGATGGCGATCGCCGCGATCCGTCGCCATATCGCTGTGGCCACTGCCACCAGGTGTCGAATTGGAAGCATGTGATCCAG CGGCACTGTCGCTTAAAGCATTCCGGGGATATTCGGATCGAGACCCTTGAGCGTGGCGGCAGTGCACCGGCCAGCTATCGGCCCTTGGGCGCCGGTGCCAGCAATGAATCCCAGTCCCACATCAACAGCACCACCAACAGCACTACGACATCCAGCCTCAACATCCTCAACAGCAAACTCGGCAACGgccacggcaacggcaacgtcaacagcaacagctccAGTGCCCAACAGCTGCTGATGAGCTCCAAGCAATTGGAGCAGCTGCTGCACTCGCCCCTCTCTGCAGGCGCCGCGGCGGTGGTGAATGCGGCCAACACACAGCAGGATCTCCAGGCGGTGGCCGCCTACTGGGCAGCCGCCTGCAAGGCAGCCGTGGCCAACGGGGAGGAgctgctccagctgcagcAGAACGATCAGATCGAGATCACGCGGCTGCCATCTGCAGGCGCCGGCTCCGCCaaccaggagcagcagcaccagagcAGCCAGAGCAACACCAAGAGCAAGCAGCAAAAGTGTCCCGTCTGTCCGTACATCTCGGAGAGCAAGTCCCAGATGAACTATCACGTGTCCCTGCACAAGCCCACGCAGTACGAGTGCCGGCTGTGCACCTTTGTGTGCGCCAAGAAGCATCATCTGAGCAGCCACATGAGGAGCgtgcaccagcagcagctgggAGTGGGCGCGACAGCCACAGGAACTGGAACAGGCGCTGCAGGATCAGCAGGAGGAGCCTCCTCCCTGGGCCTGGACTTCAGTGTGGCCCTCCAGCTGGCGGCGGCGGCCAAGCAGGTCCAACAGCTGCCCGCCTCCACGCCGCTGTCCATCGATTTGAGTCAGCTGCAGCTGGACGCGGCCTCCGATGCGGAACTGAATCCCCAGCAGCTGCCGCCGGAGTACCAGTACAAGCTGATTAGCTACTGTCCGCGCTGTCCCGCCCGCTTCGCCCAGAAGCATAACGATGAGCGGAACGGCAAACAGGAGCTGGAGCAGCACCTGACCGCCCATGCCAACGCCAGCGACTCGGAGACGGAGGATCTCTACGTGTGCACCTACTGTGGATACCGCACCGGAGAGGAGACcctgctgcagctgcatcGCGCGGTGCACATGTCGCACTACCAGGAGAAGTGCCAGCAGCTGTACAAGAACTGCAAGGAGGATGTCGAGTTTCCGGCCCCGAAGCTCATGCAGATCACGGGACCCGAGACCATCTGGGTGGTGGACAACGAGCTGAGTGtccagctgctgcagcagcaggcagcggGTGGCGTTAGTTCTTCGACCAGCGCTGGCGGCAGCTACAATGGCCAGAACTCGCTGCTCAAGAAACAGCTGGAGTCGGGCAGTGGCCTGGAGAGGCCCAACGAACGCGAGTCGACGCCTCATCCTAAGCCACAAGAGACGGAAGCCGAAGGCGAGGAGGATGAAGAGCGTCGCAGCAGCTCCACGCCATCGACGAGTGCCTCGGTGGCCACTAGTGACCTAGCTGCAGATGGCAGCAGTGATGCCGGCTCCATGGACATGCCCCAGTCAGCGTCGGCCCCCGAGCGCTGTCTCCACTGTCCGTTCGAGACGCAGAAGCACGAGGAACTGCAGCAGCACCTGCCGCATCATGCCATCGTCCAGGCAGCCCCAGAAGGTGCACATTTGTGTGCCCATTGCGATTACCATACCGAAACGGAGGAGGAGATCGAGGAGCACACGGCGGTGCATTTCAATGCCAGCGAGAAGCTCAAGTCCGTGGAGTTCTACACGTGCTACGACAACCTCGAGATCAGCATGGAACAGGATCCGGAGGCTGACCAAGAGCAGTCCTCCACCAAGCAGCACACGGAGAACAATAACAACCAGGACAATGTGGTCAATGCCaacatgcagcagcagcagcaagaacaCAACGATCCAGAGCATCAAGATGGGGAACTGGACGAGCCGCCGCCAGCCAAGAAACCCAGCACAAAGATCATTCTGTACAAGAGCGACGGAGCGCTGAGTGTGAAACCATCGCCGGAGGAGCCCGCACCAGAGTCGCAGCGTAGCGAGAATATCAGCGATCGGCTGCGTCGGCGCATTCTACGGGGCAGTGCCCCAGAGGAGtcccaccagcagcagcagccgcagcagcggcCAACGACTCCGGATAAAATGATTCTGGTCAACCCGAAGACGGGCAAAGTCATTTCCAGGAAGTAG
- the LOC108162656 gene encoding uncharacterized protein LOC108162656 isoform X5 produces MDLPSMVQRSGDTLIVRSVVSGNQLYAEQGGHNPSGSQNSATAGSSSLLERHVERYRLQHLLQQQQQAAAAAAAVVNSVQQQQQQQQQQQQQQLQQQQQQAVISMDAKEEGLPQCKIKRNYSCNHCAYFTQNPRYHLTHLRDVHGEKIVINKCKLCLYASRHFQKLVRHMKMVHGCTDGIPSGHGQARGKRGMSREARKRRLEESVGVMGGSHVVGQGLTVTVPDVPTLEEVKRELQLQEEKLQRDIEAFNQRQREEQQREQQMELANSYERQMQMQVLREFERQSPPEPPTPSPSGSATPPSNCEEPQNRLLKCSACEFTTLYRTQLRAHELEEHGKTKFFRCDKCSYVTHIKARFSKHVKYHSMPMIKCVTCDFRTPYKWNLDRHMKNHGGAGAFKCAACDFTADIKQSLTVHEMNHHVPPVGNAGSIWPRRQNKVGASEMCDDFLSDSADLEDQYNNNNVDDDLDAGMEDPDEVLSGEELHHYGKRGKYDDEEEPTDLSQKGGCSSDTSSVGTTTPNRSQRPVPNLIPITKSPKDVLNLSKDTNASRSALTEIASMFFNEKQISEMLDKSDVPQLSPATTVTSQASSRSQLTKKSGSSFLDKLKTGAQHENLICQCGHVAKCLSESIIHGKSCHASAVIIADDDDAALHEDDADDRLEIDEDDEDHHSHSALNLSVTGSTRCQHCRHRCKSSNDLLHHLTQCVEAIRCANEMYDSNSGESGEQRRSESHHSLQQQAAVQQQRVCIWNKAAKEIAAATAAVHQENSNKNLVKSPANSQGTNNEENSYYGVETAPGYGEVTKKMTPEEEAANSSLKKVYKCPHCSFWASTASRFHVHIVGHLNKKPFECSLCSYRSNWRWDITKHIRLKTIRDPSHKTAKVLMNDETGRRNYTKYNKYITLMKVTEEDGDPKLMKSGEMTPNQVASLAFLKDYAKVGSGSGQDITLEPVMSSKPNALDDAHLAGNLIRIPLLATIMNAAMSQQQHQQHQQQHHQKEQQHITPSVTISPVKRTNQGPPSKPSDDLITEVHQEGNEKRTVYRCRKCNFGHHNRDAVLAHVKVHYQDASYPKSAAGATSSTSPLQVSVSPNQQYYMNKVFAAMCLGQSSPTSNATNTGAGGSSSSQQHSLISAGLLQRAIQEAQHSPTPNASALSGLALALASGKSAANTTKASAASILEHAALSLKAFRGYSDRDP; encoded by the exons ATGGACCTGCCTTCGATGGTGCAGCGCTCCGGTGACACTCTGATTGTGCGCAGCGTCGTCAGCGGCAATCAGCTGTACGCCGAGCAGGGCGGCCACAATCCAAGCGGAAGCCAAAACAGTGCCACAGCAGGCTCCTCCTCTCTGCTGGAGCGGCACGTGGAGAGATATCGCCTGCAACACTTactccagcagcaacagcaggcggCAGCTGCCGCAGCGGCGGTCGTGAACAGcgtgcaacagcagcagcagcagcagcagcaacagcaacagcagcagcttcaacagcagcagcaacaggcaGTCATATCCATGGATGCCAAGGAGGAGGGCCTGCCACAGTGCAAGATCAAGCGGAATTACAGCTGCAACCACTGCGCCTACTTCACGCAGAACCCGCGCTACCATCTCACGCATCTGAGGGACGTGCACGGCGAGAAGATCGTGATCAACAAGTGCAAGCTGTGCCTGTACGCCTCGCGACACTTCCAGAAGCTGGTGCGGCACATGAAGATGGTGCACGGCTGCACCGACGGCATACCCAGTGGCCACGGCCAGGCGCGGGGCAAGCGCGGCATGAGCCGGGAGGCGCGCAAGCGTCGCCTGGAGGAGAGCGTGGGCGTGATGGGGGGCAGCCATGTGGTGGGACAGGGCCTGACGGTGACCGTGCCGGATGTGCCCACCTTGGAGGAGGTGAAGCGagagctgcagctgcaggagGAAAAGCTGCAGCGCGACATCGAGGCCTTTAACCAGCGGCAGCGCGAAGAGCAGCAGCGCGAGCAGCAGATGGAGCTGGCCAACAGCTACGAGCgccagatgcagatgcaggtGCTCCGAGAGTTTGAGCGCCAGTCGCCGCCAGAGCCACCGACCCCCTCGCCGAGCGGATCGGCCACCCCGCCCTCCAACTGCGAGGAGCCACAGAATCGCCTGCTCAAGTGCAGCGCCTGCGAGTTCACGACCCTGTACCGCACCCAGCTGCGGGCCCACGAGCTGGAAGAGCACGGGAAGACCAAGTTCTTCCGCTGCGACAAGTGCAGCTATGTGACGCACATCAAGGCGCGCTTCAGCAAGCACGTCAAGTACCACTCGATGCCGATGATCAAGTGCGTGACCTGCGACTTCCGCACCCCCTACAAGTGGAACCTCGATCGCCACATGAAGAACCATGGCGGAGCGGGCGCCTTCAAGTGCGCCGCCTGCGACTTCACCGCGGACATCAAGCAGTCGCTGACGGTGCACGAGATGAACCACCATGTGCCCCCCGTGGGCAATGCCGGTTCCATTTGGCCCAGGCGCCAGAACAAGGTTGGCGCCAGCGAGATGTGCGATGATTTCCTCAGCGACTCGGCGGATCTCGAGGATCAGtataacaacaacaatgtGGATGATGATCTGGATGCTGGCATGGAGGATCCCGACGAGGTGCTGAGCGGCGAGGAGCTGCATCATTATGGCAAGCGCGGCAAGtacgacgacgaggaggagcCCACGGACCTGTCGCAGAAGGGCGGCTGCTCGTCGGACACCTCCAGTGTGGGCACCACGACGCCCAATAGGTCCCAGAGACCCGTGCCAAATCTCATACCCATCACCAAGAGTCCCAAGGA CGTCTTGAATCTTTCCAAGGACACGAATGCATCGCGCAGTGCCCTCACGGAGATCGCCTCCATGTTCTTCAACGAGAAGCAAATCTCGGAGATGCTGGACAAATCCGATGTGCCCCAATTGTCGCCAGCGACGACCGTCACCTCGCAGGCCTCGTCCCGCAGTCAGCTGACCAAAAAGTCCGGCTCCAGCTTCCTGGACAAACTGAAGACCGGCGCCCAGCACGAGAATCTCATCTGCCAGTGCGGCCACGTGGCCAAGTGCCTGTCCGAGTCGATCATCCACGGCAAGAGCTGCCATGCCTCGGCCGTGATCATTGCAGACGACGACGATGCGGCCCTGCACGAGGACGATGCCGATGATCGCCTGGAGATCGACGAGGACGATGAGGATCATCACTCGCACTCGGCCTTGAATCTGAGCGTGACGGGATCGACACGTTGCCAACACTGCCGGCACCGCTGCAAGTCCTCCAACGATCTGCTGCACCACCTGACGCAGTGCGTCGAGGCCATCCGCTGCGCCAACGAGATGTACGACTCCAACTCCGGCGAGAGCGGCGAGCAGCGTCGCTCCGAGTCGCACCACTCCCTCCAGCAGCAGGCGGCCGTCCAGCAGCAGCGCGTCTGCATTTGGAACAAGGCGGCCAAGGAAATAGCAGCCGCCACAGCGGCTGTCCATCAGGAGAACAGCAACAAGAATCTGGTCAAGTCACCGGCCAACAGTCAGGGGACCAACAACGAGGAGAACAGCTATTACGGCGTGGAGACGGCGCCCGGCTACGGCGAG GTAACCAAAAAGATGACGCCCGAAGAAGAGGCCGCCAACTCGTCCCTGAAGAAGGTTTACAAGTGTCCGCACTGCAGCTTCTGGGCCTCGACAGCCTCCCGCTTCCACGTGCACATTGTGGGGCACCTCAACAAGAAGCCCTTTGAGTGCTCCCTCTGCTCGTACCGCTCCAACTGGCGCTGGGACATCACCAAGCACATCCGCCTGAAGACCATCCGGGATCCCTCGCACAAGACCGCCAAAGTGCTGATGAACGACGAGACCGGACGGCGGAACTACACCAAGTACAACAAGTACATTACCCTGATGAAGGTCACCGAGGAGGATGGCGATCCCAAGCTGATGAAATCCGGCGAGATGACACCCAACCAGGTGGCCTCGCTGGCCTTCCTCAAGGACTACGCGAAGGTGGGCAGTGGCTCCGGCCAGGACATAACCCTGGAGCCGGTGATGTCTAGCAAACCGAATGCCCTGGACGATGCCCATCTGGCGGGCAACCTCATACGCATACCCCTGCTGGCGACCATTATGAACGCGGCCAtgtcccagcagcagcaccagcaacaccagcagcagcaccaccagaaggagcagcagcacatCACGCCCTCGGTGACCATTTCGCCGGTGAAGCGGACGAACCAGGGGCCGCCCAGCAAGCCCAGCGATGATCTCATCACTGAGGTGCACCAGGAGGGCAACGAGAAGCGCACCGTCTACAGGTGCCGCAAGTGCAACTTTGG CCATCACAATCGCGACGCAGTGCTGGCCCACGTGAAGGTCCATTACCAGGATGCTAGCTACCCGAAGTCCGCCGCCGGCGCCACATCCAGCACATCGCCGCTCCAGGTGTCCGTCAGCCCGAATCAGCAGTACTACATGAACAAAGTATTCGCTGCCATGTGTCTGGGACAGTCCTCGCCGACGTCCAATGCGACGAACACCGGCGCTGGGGGCAGCtccagcagccaacaacattCCCTCATATCCGCAGGACTGCTGCAGCGGGCCATCCAGGAGGCCCAGCACTCACCGACACCGAACGCCAGCGCTCTGAGTGGCCTAGCCTTGGCCCTGGCTAGCGGAAAGTCAGCTGCCAATACGACGAAagccagtgccgcttccattTTAGAGCACG CGGCACTGTCGCTTAAAGCATTCCGGGGATATTCGGATCGAGACCCTTGA